The nucleotide window CTTGGCGCTGGAAGCGGACAGACTCAGACAGCCAGGCGCTTGCGGCCCTTGGCACGGCGCGCGTTGATAACGGCGCGGCCGCCGCGCGTCTTCATGCGAACCAGAAAGCCGTGCGTCCGCGCGCGGCGCGTCTTGGAAGGCTGATAAGTGCGTTTCATGACAATCGTCCTCGAAAAAAAGGGGAAATCGGAGATGGGGCGAAAAAACCTTGCCTGCGGATGACTGGCGCGATCTGTGTCGGCCTAGCGCCAGCTCCGTGATCCAAAGCCGCGCACGCTCTGCCGGCCAGCCACCCAACGCCGGCCCATGGCAGCAGAACAAGGAAAACCCGGCATTATCGCAAATCTTGGCGACAAATCCAACGATGCGGCGCCATGCGGGCGTTCGGCACCGTGAGCCCGCGCCTATCGGCCTTGTGGATAATTCGCGGGATCACTACAATGGCCCGGCACTTGCAGCGCAATTTATCCACAAGGCCAAT belongs to Ottowia testudinis and includes:
- the rpmH gene encoding 50S ribosomal protein L34, with the translated sequence MKRTYQPSKTRRARTHGFLVRMKTRGGRAVINARRAKGRKRLAV